A part of Kitasatospora acidiphila genomic DNA contains:
- the hisS gene encoding histidine--tRNA ligase has translation MSTFTAPKGTYDLLPPESATFLAVRQALAAPLRRAGYGYIETPVFEDLKLFSRGVGESTDIVTKEMFTLTKRGKEELALRPEGTASVVRAVLQGNLHKAGNLPVKAWYSGNFYRYERPQKGRYRQFSQVGAEALGAEDPALDAELIILADDAFKALGLSDYRLLINSLGDKQCRPVYRAALQEFLRGLDLDEDTRNRAEINPLRVLDDKREAVQAQLTGAPLLRDFLCEDCKAYDEQVRSLLTAAGVAFTDDPKLVRGLDYYTRTTFEFVHNGLGAQSAIGGGGRYDGLSEMLGGPALPSVGWGLGVDRIYLALEAEGITLDVPPATSVYAVALGEEAKNLLFAKVTELRRAGVATDLAFGVKGIKNAMKSADRSGARFALIAGDRDLAEGVVQLKDLTTGEQTAVALEALVTTLKEKQL, from the coding sequence TTGAGCACCTTCACCGCCCCCAAGGGCACCTACGACCTGCTCCCGCCCGAGTCGGCGACCTTCCTGGCGGTCCGTCAGGCGCTGGCCGCCCCGCTGCGCCGGGCCGGCTACGGCTACATCGAGACCCCGGTCTTCGAGGACCTGAAGCTCTTCTCCCGCGGCGTCGGCGAGTCCACCGACATCGTCACCAAGGAGATGTTCACCCTCACCAAGCGCGGCAAGGAGGAGCTGGCACTGCGCCCCGAGGGCACCGCCTCGGTGGTCCGCGCGGTGCTCCAGGGCAACCTGCACAAGGCCGGCAACCTGCCGGTCAAGGCGTGGTACTCGGGCAACTTCTACCGTTATGAGCGCCCGCAGAAGGGCCGCTACCGGCAGTTCTCCCAGGTCGGTGCCGAGGCGCTGGGCGCCGAGGACCCGGCGCTGGACGCCGAGCTGATCATCCTGGCCGACGACGCGTTCAAGGCGCTGGGCCTGTCCGACTACCGGCTGCTGATCAACAGCCTGGGCGACAAGCAGTGCCGCCCGGTCTACCGGGCCGCGCTGCAGGAGTTCCTGCGCGGCCTCGACCTGGACGAGGACACCCGCAACCGCGCCGAGATCAACCCGCTGCGGGTGCTGGACGACAAGCGCGAGGCCGTGCAGGCCCAGCTGACCGGCGCCCCGCTGCTGCGCGACTTCCTGTGCGAGGACTGCAAGGCCTACGACGAGCAGGTCCGCTCGCTGCTGACCGCCGCCGGGGTGGCCTTCACCGACGACCCCAAGCTGGTCCGCGGCCTGGACTACTACACCCGCACCACCTTCGAGTTCGTGCACAACGGCCTCGGCGCGCAGTCCGCGATCGGTGGCGGCGGCCGCTATGACGGCCTGTCGGAGATGCTCGGCGGCCCGGCCCTGCCGTCGGTCGGCTGGGGCCTGGGAGTGGACCGGATCTACCTGGCCCTGGAGGCCGAGGGGATCACCCTGGACGTGCCCCCGGCCACCTCGGTCTACGCCGTGGCGCTCGGCGAGGAGGCCAAGAACCTGCTCTTCGCCAAGGTGACCGAGCTGCGCCGGGCCGGCGTCGCCACCGACCTGGCCTTCGGCGTCAAGGGCATCAAGAACGCCATGAAGTCCGCCGACCGCTCCGGCGCCCGGTTCGCCCTGATCGCGGGCGACCGCGACCTCGCCGAGGGCGTCGTGCAGTTGAAGGACCTGACCACCGGCGAGCAGACCGCCGTCGCACTCGAAGCACTCGTCACCACCCTGAAGGAGAAGCAGCTGTGA
- a CDS encoding MBL fold metallo-hydrolase yields the protein MLIAGFPAGAWGTNCYLVAPAAGEECVIVDPGHQAAAGVEDMIREYRLKPVAVVLTHGHIDHVASVVPVCDAKGVPAYIHPDDRYMLTDPEKALGRSIGMPLMGELTIGEPDDLRLLGDGTELELAGLKFTVDHAPGHTKGSVTFRTPATEEVPPVLFSGDLLFAGSIGRTDLPGGSLTDIMRSLARVCLPLDDSTVVLSGHGAQTTIGRERAANPYLRQAAEAAPPSAAPRRGM from the coding sequence GTGTTGATCGCCGGATTCCCCGCCGGAGCCTGGGGCACCAACTGCTACCTGGTGGCGCCCGCGGCGGGCGAGGAGTGCGTGATCGTCGACCCGGGGCACCAGGCGGCGGCCGGCGTCGAGGACATGATCCGCGAATACCGGCTGAAGCCCGTCGCCGTGGTCCTCACCCACGGGCACATCGACCACGTGGCCTCGGTGGTCCCGGTCTGCGACGCCAAGGGCGTGCCGGCCTACATCCACCCCGACGACCGGTACATGCTCACCGATCCGGAGAAGGCGCTCGGCCGCTCCATCGGGATGCCGCTGATGGGCGAGCTGACCATCGGTGAGCCGGACGACCTGCGGCTGCTCGGCGACGGCACCGAACTGGAGCTGGCCGGCCTGAAGTTCACCGTCGACCATGCGCCCGGCCATACCAAGGGGTCGGTGACGTTCCGGACGCCCGCCACCGAAGAGGTCCCGCCAGTCCTCTTCTCGGGCGACCTGCTGTTCGCCGGCTCCATCGGGCGCACGGACCTCCCGGGCGGCAGCCTGACCGACATCATGCGGTCGCTGGCCCGGGTCTGCCTGCCCCTCGACGACTCGACCGTGGTGCTGTCCGGCCACGGCGCCCAGACCACCATCGGCCGCGAGCGCGCCGCCAACCCCTACCTCAGGCAGGCAGCGGAGGCGGCGCCGCCGTCCGCGGCCCCGCGACGAGGAATGTGA
- a CDS encoding peptidylprolyl isomerase — MVTSEQRRRQLAREKYERQQENRAAAAAATKRRNAIIAGSVAVVVIAGASLAASGAFSSDPKKPSAAPAAVKGCTSPAPGAPNNKQWSTEPTMNIDQKATYTASLDTNCGAVTFTMDASKAPHTVNSFVFLAGQNYFDHTKCHRLTTQGIYVLQCGDPTASGSGSPGYKFTDENLTGATYPAGTVAMANSGPNTNGSQFFLVYKDTQLPPNYTPFGKITGGLDLLNKIAGAGENDANGPGDGSPDQTVVFNTVTTTKS, encoded by the coding sequence GTGGTCACCAGCGAACAGCGGCGGCGGCAGCTCGCCCGCGAGAAGTACGAGCGGCAGCAGGAGAACCGGGCCGCGGCCGCGGCGGCGACCAAGCGCCGCAACGCCATCATCGCCGGCTCGGTGGCCGTGGTGGTGATCGCCGGCGCCAGCCTGGCGGCCTCCGGCGCCTTCTCGTCGGACCCGAAGAAGCCCTCCGCCGCGCCCGCCGCCGTCAAGGGCTGCACCAGCCCGGCGCCCGGCGCGCCGAACAACAAGCAGTGGTCGACCGAGCCGACGATGAACATCGACCAGAAGGCGACCTACACCGCCTCCCTGGACACCAACTGCGGCGCGGTCACCTTCACCATGGACGCGTCCAAGGCTCCGCACACGGTCAACTCGTTCGTCTTCCTGGCCGGGCAGAACTACTTCGACCACACCAAGTGCCACCGGCTCACCACCCAGGGCATCTACGTGCTGCAGTGCGGTGACCCGACCGCGAGCGGCTCCGGCAGCCCGGGCTACAAGTTCACCGACGAGAACCTGACCGGCGCCACCTACCCGGCGGGCACCGTGGCGATGGCCAACTCCGGCCCGAACACCAACGGCAGCCAGTTCTTCCTGGTCTACAAGGACACCCAGCTGCCGCCGAACTACACCCCGTTCGGCAAGATCACCGGCGGCCTGGACCTGCTGAACAAGATCGCCGGTGCCGGAGAGAACGACGCCAACGGCCCGGGCGACGGCTCGCCCGACCAGACCGTGGTCTTCAACACGGTGACCACCACCAAGAGCTGA
- a CDS encoding RelA/SpoT family protein, producing the protein MPDEVVPTAAAPTSQPAGQKTTPPGATPARPTPPSGLARAVGPALRQASTSGGMRARLARFGGQRTATHNPVLEPLFRTIRANDPKADPALLRDIERAYTVAERWHRGQKRKSGDPYITHPLAVATILAELGMDAATLMAGLLHDTVEDTDYGLETLRQDFGDSVALLVDGVTKLDKVKFGEAAQAETVRKMVVAMAKDPRVLVIKLADRLHNMRTMRYLKREKQEKKARETLEIYAPLAHRLGMNTIKWELEDLAFAILYPKMYDEIVRLVAERAPKRDEYLATVIDQVQGDLRGARISASVTGRPKHYYSVYQKMIVRGRDFAEIYDLVGIRVLVDTVRDCYAALGTIHARWNPVPGRFKDYIAMPKFNMYQSLHTTVIGPGGKPVELQIRTFDMHRRAEYGIAAHWKYKQRAVAGASKVRTDTPNQVRKEDKAGAVNEMAWLRQLLDWQKETEDPSEFLESLRFDLSNNEVFVFTPKGDVIALPAGATPVDFAFAVHTEVGYRCIGARVNGRLVPLESTLENGDAVEVFTSKAEGAGPSRDWLTFVKSPRARNKIKAWFSKERREEAIEQGKESIARAMRKQNLPIQRILTGDSLVTLAHEMRYPDISSLYAAIGEGHVSAQSIVQKLVQALGGEEGATEEFAETATVPSHDGRAQRRRRAKGDPGIIVKGVDDVWVKLSRCCTPVPGDPIVGFVTRGNGVSVHRADCVNVDSLTQQPERMIEVEWAPTQSSVFLVAIQVEALDRSRLLSDVTRVLSDQHVNILSAAVQTSRDRVAMSRFTFEMGDPKHLGHVLKAVRGVEGVYDVYRVTSARK; encoded by the coding sequence TTGCCCGACGAGGTTGTGCCCACGGCCGCCGCGCCCACCAGTCAGCCGGCGGGTCAGAAGACCACGCCGCCCGGCGCCACCCCGGCACGGCCGACGCCCCCCTCCGGTCTGGCCCGAGCGGTCGGACCCGCGCTGCGCCAGGCCTCCACCAGCGGCGGCATGCGCGCCCGGCTGGCCCGCTTCGGCGGCCAGCGCACCGCGACGCACAACCCCGTCCTCGAGCCGCTGTTCCGCACCATCCGGGCCAACGACCCCAAGGCCGACCCGGCCCTGCTGCGCGACATCGAGCGCGCCTACACGGTCGCCGAGCGCTGGCACCGCGGTCAGAAGCGCAAGAGCGGCGACCCGTACATCACGCATCCGCTGGCCGTCGCCACCATCCTGGCCGAGCTGGGCATGGACGCCGCGACGCTGATGGCCGGCCTGCTGCACGACACCGTCGAGGACACCGACTACGGCCTGGAGACGCTGCGCCAGGACTTCGGCGACTCGGTCGCGCTGCTGGTCGACGGCGTCACCAAGCTGGACAAGGTCAAGTTCGGCGAGGCTGCGCAAGCCGAAACGGTTCGCAAGATGGTCGTGGCGATGGCCAAGGACCCCCGAGTCCTGGTGATCAAGCTCGCCGACCGCCTGCACAACATGCGCACCATGCGCTACCTCAAGCGGGAGAAGCAGGAGAAGAAGGCCCGCGAGACCCTGGAGATCTACGCCCCGCTGGCGCACCGGCTGGGCATGAACACCATCAAGTGGGAGCTGGAGGACCTGGCCTTCGCCATCCTCTACCCCAAGATGTACGACGAGATCGTGCGGCTCGTCGCCGAGCGCGCCCCCAAGCGCGACGAGTACCTGGCCACCGTGATCGACCAGGTGCAGGGCGACCTGCGCGGTGCCCGGATCTCCGCCTCGGTCACCGGCCGGCCGAAGCACTACTACTCGGTCTACCAGAAGATGATCGTCCGCGGTCGCGACTTCGCCGAGATCTACGACCTGGTGGGCATCCGGGTCCTGGTCGACACGGTCCGCGACTGCTACGCGGCGCTCGGCACCATCCACGCGCGCTGGAACCCGGTCCCCGGCCGGTTCAAGGACTACATCGCGATGCCCAAGTTCAACATGTACCAGTCGCTGCACACCACGGTGATCGGCCCCGGGGGCAAGCCCGTCGAGCTGCAGATCCGCACCTTCGACATGCATCGCCGCGCCGAGTACGGCATCGCCGCGCACTGGAAGTACAAGCAGCGCGCGGTGGCCGGCGCCTCCAAGGTCCGCACCGACACCCCGAACCAGGTGCGCAAGGAGGACAAGGCCGGCGCGGTCAACGAGATGGCCTGGCTGCGCCAGCTGCTCGACTGGCAGAAGGAGACCGAGGACCCGAGCGAGTTCCTGGAGTCGCTGCGCTTCGACCTGTCCAACAACGAGGTCTTCGTCTTCACCCCCAAGGGCGACGTGATAGCCCTGCCCGCCGGGGCCACCCCGGTGGACTTCGCGTTCGCGGTGCACACCGAGGTCGGCTACCGCTGCATAGGGGCCAGGGTCAACGGCCGCCTGGTGCCGCTGGAATCCACCCTGGAGAACGGCGACGCCGTCGAGGTCTTCACCTCCAAGGCCGAGGGCGCCGGACCGTCCCGCGACTGGCTCACCTTCGTCAAGTCCCCCCGGGCCCGCAACAAGATCAAGGCCTGGTTCTCCAAGGAGCGCCGCGAGGAGGCGATCGAGCAGGGCAAGGAGTCCATCGCCCGGGCGATGCGCAAGCAGAACCTGCCGATCCAGCGGATCCTCACCGGCGACTCGCTGGTCACCCTGGCGCACGAGATGCGCTACCCCGACATCTCCTCGCTCTACGCGGCGATCGGCGAGGGCCATGTCTCCGCCCAGTCGATCGTGCAGAAGCTGGTCCAGGCGCTCGGCGGCGAGGAGGGCGCCACCGAGGAGTTCGCCGAGACCGCCACCGTGCCCAGCCACGACGGCCGGGCCCAGCGCCGCCGCCGGGCCAAGGGCGACCCCGGGATCATCGTCAAGGGCGTCGACGACGTCTGGGTCAAGCTGTCCCGCTGCTGCACCCCGGTGCCGGGCGACCCGATCGTCGGCTTCGTCACCCGCGGCAACGGCGTCTCGGTGCACCGCGCCGACTGCGTCAACGTGGACTCGCTGACCCAGCAGCCGGAGCGGATGATCGAGGTCGAGTGGGCACCCACCCAGTCCTCGGTCTTCCTGGTGGCCATCCAGGTCGAGGCGCTGGACCGCTCCCGGCTGCTGTCCGACGTCACCCGGGTGCTCTCCGACCAGCACGTCAACATCCTGTCGGCGGCCGTGCAGACCTCCCGGGACCGGGTGGCGATGAGCCGCTTCACCTTCGAGATGGGCGACCCCAAGCACCTGGGGCACGTGCTCAAGGCGGTGCGCGGCGTCGAGGGCGTCTACGACGTCTACCGGGTCACCTCGGCCCGCAAGTAG
- a CDS encoding adenine phosphoribosyltransferase — protein sequence MTDIAALADLLNSRIRDVPDYPKPGVLFKDIAPLLADAEAFGALTRALAERAKELGATKVVGLEARGFVLAAPAAFAAGLGFVPIRKKGKLPGEVFQKSYDLEYGSATLEVQCDAFEPGEPVLVVDDVLATGGTIGASLDLVQQAGARLVGVVVLMELGFLDGRERLTPHLGGAPLDTLVTV from the coding sequence GTGACCGACATCGCCGCCCTGGCCGACCTGCTCAACAGCCGGATCAGGGACGTCCCCGACTACCCGAAGCCCGGGGTGCTGTTCAAGGACATCGCCCCGCTGCTCGCCGACGCCGAGGCCTTCGGCGCGCTCACCCGGGCGCTGGCGGAGCGGGCCAAGGAGCTGGGGGCGACCAAGGTGGTGGGCCTGGAGGCGCGCGGCTTCGTGCTGGCCGCCCCGGCGGCCTTCGCGGCCGGGCTGGGCTTCGTGCCGATCCGCAAGAAGGGCAAGCTGCCCGGCGAGGTCTTCCAGAAGTCCTACGACCTGGAGTACGGCTCAGCCACCCTCGAGGTGCAGTGCGACGCCTTCGAGCCCGGCGAGCCGGTGCTGGTGGTGGACGACGTGCTGGCCACCGGTGGCACCATCGGCGCCTCGCTGGACCTGGTCCAGCAGGCCGGTGCCCGGCTGGTCGGCGTGGTGGTGCTGATGGAGCTCGGCTTCCTGGACGGGCGCGAGCGGCTCACCCCGCACCTGGGGGGCGCTCCGCTGGACACCCTGGTCACGGTCTGA
- the secF gene encoding protein translocase subunit SecF, with translation MSRFSNLGHRLYQGEVSFDFVGRRKLWYSISGVIALVAIVGLSTVGLHLGIEFKGGSVYTVAKPGLTVSQAQDDINKIIGDSTSQVQSTGDGKIRIQVSAQEKASSDAVVKQLSSDLDVPAANIDAQVVGPSWGHEISQKALLGLVIFMVLVTAYLAIAFEWRMALAALVALIHDLVITIGVYAVVGFEVSPGTVIGFLTILGYSLYDTVVVFDTVKENTKDLEKQNKRTYSEAANAGLNQTLVRSLNTTVVALLPVAALLFIGGGLLGAGTLNDISLALFIGLSAGAYSSICVATPLLAQLKEQTPQMRALAKRVAQRRAADAKAAAAVGSTADAVEEQADEAVEDSVAAAGMVGQRNQPVSRARGKGRPSGKR, from the coding sequence ATGTCACGCTTCAGCAACCTCGGCCACCGTCTCTACCAGGGCGAGGTCAGCTTCGACTTCGTCGGCCGCCGCAAGCTCTGGTACAGCATCTCCGGGGTCATCGCCCTGGTGGCGATCGTCGGACTGTCGACGGTCGGGCTGCACCTGGGCATCGAGTTCAAGGGCGGCTCGGTCTACACCGTCGCCAAGCCCGGCCTGACGGTCAGCCAGGCGCAGGACGACATCAACAAGATCATCGGTGACTCCACCTCGCAGGTGCAGTCCACCGGTGACGGCAAGATCAGGATCCAGGTCAGCGCCCAGGAGAAGGCGTCCTCGGACGCCGTCGTCAAGCAGCTCTCCAGCGACCTGGACGTGCCGGCCGCCAACATCGACGCCCAGGTGGTCGGCCCGAGCTGGGGCCACGAGATCTCCCAGAAGGCGCTGCTCGGCCTGGTCATCTTCATGGTCCTGGTCACCGCCTACCTGGCGATCGCCTTCGAGTGGCGGATGGCGCTGGCCGCACTGGTCGCGCTGATCCACGACCTGGTGATCACCATCGGCGTCTACGCGGTGGTCGGCTTCGAGGTCAGCCCCGGTACCGTGATCGGCTTCCTCACCATCCTCGGTTACTCCCTCTACGACACGGTCGTCGTCTTCGACACCGTGAAGGAGAACACCAAGGACCTCGAGAAGCAGAACAAGCGCACCTACAGCGAGGCGGCCAACGCGGGCCTCAACCAGACCCTGGTCCGCTCGCTCAACACCACCGTGGTGGCCCTGCTGCCGGTGGCGGCGCTGCTCTTCATCGGCGGTGGCCTGCTCGGCGCCGGCACCCTGAACGACATCTCGCTGGCGCTGTTCATCGGTCTGTCGGCCGGTGCCTACTCCTCGATCTGCGTCGCCACCCCGCTGCTGGCGCAGCTCAAGGAGCAGACCCCGCAGATGCGGGCGCTGGCCAAGCGCGTCGCCCAGCGGCGCGCGGCCGACGCCAAGGCGGCCGCCGCGGTCGGCAGCACCGCCGATGCGGTGGAGGAGCAGGCCGACGAGGCGGTCGAGGACAGTGTCGCCGCGGCCGGTATGGTCGGTCAGCGTAACCAGCCGGTCAGCCGGGCCCGTGGCAAGGGCCGGCCGTCCGGCAAGCGCTGA